Proteins encoded in a region of the Nicotiana tomentosiformis chromosome 9, ASM39032v3, whole genome shotgun sequence genome:
- the LOC138898700 gene encoding uncharacterized protein produces MLAVVFAFDKFMSYLIGLKVIVYIDHATLRSLIDNKDSKPRLIRWVLLLQEFDLEIRDQKGTENQVVDHLSRLEGSEKKVEVEEIVETFPDEQLLATSLEEVEVYVVWGTNFMGPFISSYGNKYILVAEDYVSKWMEAAVLPTNDAKGAIGFLKKNIFTRFGTPGEIISDGGTQFCNRTFTKLLEKYDVRHKIVTSYHPQTSGQVEVLNREIKSVLTKTVNATRTD; encoded by the exons ATGCTAgcagtggtgttcgcatttgacaaattcaTGTCATACCTGATAGGCTTGAAGGTAATTGTTTATATTGACCATGCTACTCTCAGGTCCTTAATTGATAATAAGGATTCAAAGCCACGCCTGATTCGATGGGTGCTACtgctgcaagaatttgacttggaaatCCGTGACCAAAAGGGAACGGAGAACCAAGTGGTTGATCACTTGTCTAGGCTGGAAGGATCCGAAAAGAAGGTTGAGGTGGAAGAGATTGTGGAGActttcccggatgaacaactacTAGCCACGAGTCTTGAG GAGGTAGAAGTGTATGTTGTATGGGGAACCAATTTCATGGGGCCTTTCATCAGCTCATATGGCAACAAGTACATACTCGTAGCTGAGGACTACGTGTCAAAATGGATGGAGGCTGCAGTGctccctacaaatgatgcaaaggggGCAATTGGTTTTTTGAAAAAGAAtatattcacccgatttggcactccagGGGAAATAATCAGTGACGGAGGTACTCAATTCTGTAATCGAACCTTCACAAAGTTGTTAGAAAAGTATGATGTACGCCACAAGATTGTCACCTCATATCATCCACAAacgagtgggcaagtggaagttttgaacagagagataaagagcgttttgacaaagactgtgaatgctacaagaacggattag
- the LOC138898701 gene encoding uncharacterized protein, which translates to MEMLKEIQVNIPLIDVLREMPGYAKMMKDLMSRKFDFQDLSTVTLTQTCSAVVTRPIAEKLSDLRSFTIPCTIGSYAFAKALCDLGASINLMPLAIYKRLGIVRARPTSMLLQLADRTVKRPSSILDDVLVHVGKFVFPSDFVIPDCRIDEKIAIILGRPFLATGKALIDCETKDLKMRLNDEETTFNVQKSMRRPSEFANCSLIEVVDVILEEEDETLNAKDPLEACLVNLDEINGEDLAEWVLALEG; encoded by the coding sequence atggagatgttgaaAGAAATACAGGTGAACATTCCACTGATTGATGTGTTGCGGGAGATGCCTGGGTATGCCAAAATGATGAAAGATTTAATGTCTCGCAAATTCGACTTCCAAGACCTGTCCACTGTTACATTGACACAAACGTGTAGTGCAGTCGTGAcgagacccatagctgagaagttgTCAGACCTAcggagtttcacaatcccatgcacgataggcagctatgcttttgctaaagcattgtgtgatttgggggcaagcataaacttgatgccttTGGCTATatacaaaaggttaggcattgtaagagctagacccacgtccatgttactacagctagccgaccggacagtgaagaggccctctagtatccttgatgatgtattagtacaCGTTGGGAAGTTTGTGTTCCCATCAGATTTTGTCATTCCAGACTGCCGAATTGACGAGAAGATtgccataattttgggaagaccattcttggccactgggaAAGCTTTAATTGACTGTGAAACTAAAGATCTCAAAATGAGACTAAATGATGAAGAAACAACATTCAACGTGCAGAAATCTATGCGACGACCAAGTGAATTTGCCAACTGCTCTCTAATAGAAGTCGtggatgtaattttggaggaggaagatgagacctTGAATGCTAAAGACCCTCTAGAAGCCTGTCTCGTGAACTTAGATGAAATAAATGGAGAGGATTTGGCAGAGTGGGTGCTGGCTCTTGAAGGCTAA